In the Hordeum vulgare subsp. vulgare chromosome 7H, MorexV3_pseudomolecules_assembly, whole genome shotgun sequence genome, one interval contains:
- the LOC123408413 gene encoding citrate-binding protein-like, with amino-acid sequence MAPRALSWSSVSLLVFLALWSCVAARSARALKAADPTYGFTSVRLDESNFVLQRPFNEASGARYSFDGTVRKLWVLSSDKPHARQSHTSPRTEIRMAGYDYSSGVWQFEGYGYVPSGTTGVSIMQVFGAGQTATTLMLHVYDGALRYYDRQIVEDAIYDRWFRLNVVHDVEASTLTVYIDGEQKLHVHGRGGDSHYFKFGVYAQNHDSSCMESRWKDVRIFQK; translated from the exons ATGGCTCCTCGCGCTCTCTCTTGGAGTAGTGTCTCTCTGCTCGTCTTCTTGGCGTTGTGGTCATGCGTTGCAGCCAGGAGCGCACGGGCACTGAAAGCCGCCGACCCGACCTATGGGTTCACGTCGGTGAGGCTCGACGAGAGCAACTTTGTGCTGCAGCGCCCGTTCAACGAGGCGAGCGGTGCACGCTATAGCTTCGACGGCACCGTACGGAAGCTCTGGGTGCTCTCCTCCGACAAGCCCCATGCCCGCCAGAGCCATACCAGCCCAAGAACAGAGATCAGGATGGCA GGCTACGACTACAGCTCCGGCGTGTGGCAGTTCGAGGGCTACGGTTACGTCCCCTCCGGCACCACGGGGGTGTCTATCATGCAGGTGTTCGGCGCCGGCCAGACAGCCACCACGCTCATGCTGCACGTCTATGATGGCGCACTGCGGTACTATGATCGTCAGATCGTGGAGGACGCCATCTATGACCGATGGTTCCGGCTGAATGTGGTCCACGACGTCGAGGCGTCGACGCTCACTGTGTACATCGACGGCGAGCAGAAGCTGCATGTACATGGCCGTGGAGGCGATTCTCACTACTTTAAGTTTGGTGTATACGCGCAAAACCACGACTCCAGCTGCATGGAGTCTCGATGGAAGGACGTTAGGATCTTCCAAAAATAA